A single Oncorhynchus kisutch isolate 150728-3 linkage group LG19, Okis_V2, whole genome shotgun sequence DNA region contains:
- the LOC109910178 gene encoding rab11 family-interacting protein 1 — MMSFIDLNDDQRWVPTHVNVTVLRARGLRTKGKHGGSRYVYTIIQVGKEKYTTGLVEKAAVPEWNEECCFELLPGILEDGVRSAFPSGSGDLVLTIMHRVLIGLDVFLGQAILPLDKIFQDGMCPRDEWLKLNSKAGRKEKERGEIQVTVQFTRNNLTASMFDLTMKDKPRSAFGKLKDRVTGRKIGDMESSSAIVPGRFAALSGSLGKPFREGDRGEGGEDPVEVAEEKQSKVKDFFKGKGKLRSSSDTRSCSSLASESSMLSLTSERPCPPPLDLGILVDPSSPPSSPIYSNKVKVDTHHRDTDLAKKVLNNTQSSPKILTHNRSLSDEASRITTTAVPQPCPAVESLKGQGMTPSQSPLCINGSHIYGSEPVGPKGSGTLPSKLVLLEKCSPLSCSLQNLTKQSEDNGSAGEGRRWSFDKVNKEDEYVEKEAEPHVSQVQSAQVGGRPVLAAASMLSSTTTVDSADKRKKLRKSLFSGGKSDSLPAKLAPSQGCPLTEGRLRGWFGSSDSQNKPRLEVSSKVESDSDTPPPLPPRSPIPTQCSSSTGRASPDSGHPTNTFTPSLTPNPISPSNPFLPCLQCNPFFEDLITEEAQRSPPCATCSPCHSTALPCIPSTAHDVAVPKKMAAIRRERPRPVARQTSLPALLPRAVTASPPNPFTSRSISESLGRECDESFDAFASSRLNSPKSSPTNHPSNTTSWQAQIRSTPPHKGNTIPPIEEMRMSEEEAEPPPLPPRRPITRPLVNKRSSDSWLHRGQELAVQKEACLLSQTGAASLQHTREGGHKRCTPSPHLYPSLGKDLLVSSDMSDFHTEHSQHYANISPESPSPFKSEDDFKKFDYEPLRDEDDSCKCMFTEQDLWPDATENNLDPNVKDSIILLASEDTTDTSPTVREDAIVKNTSHSEIKALSLPVMLLDSEMTVADLLYMSSPKHSKSSLKTLDISSITPDPTMELFSIHPDKPTKSRNIHHESPPLTLEDLNKNLSNSDFSFIDSASDASPSPSEMMTVHTLKSLGGIFPQPPQVTHIASSAHDIRLSAEDMLTFQKPSTIDVNSALKANLPEASLCQNNWQDGGCELNTSGRDPASNKNNSIFIPNSLNIESEDITRDTVDIKHTQSPLNRKGNIYKSKIDSSIVDPSCHIRTSPVSPQIGMQQEVVRNKQEVSQPLVKRTKPVNESSPRGASSHRSLKGMIRELYGNGGANSPGKVLRESPLHQSLSPGHVLTESIEVPFSYQPTKSKFSSPLSPDRETTFKAAKLFVSLQKTNTNSSTQSITKENCLTERSPSKQNGTISFEDLHAKVAPNVRSPMSARLRPGVSLHASSPSSVAPSLVTETNAQAKLLPTPGPSSIHHPPILRPSTGANATLAIAPYTSSSFSSSSSSTSSTTVQPLVDARHTLLPEETQPASSLPRQESRPHPVKPLTTTASQGEKKEGRSFLEKLKSSIHSGLAAKQTLAEAENEIEESLTDRSAQYEQLTKMELISLLLQQQMDMENQKAASEQQAVPLKKHEAEMKKIKAQVRDLEDYIDRLLVQIMEQTPTLLQVRSRHK, encoded by the exons ATGGCTCAAACTCAACTCCAAGGCCGGCCGGAAGGAGAAGGAGCGCGGCGAGATCCAGGTGACGGTCCAGTTCACCCGCAACAACCTGACAGCCAGCATGTTCGACCTAACCATGAAGGACAAGCCACGGTCTGCCTTCGGCAAACTTAAGGACCGTGTGACGGGGAGGAAGATCGGCGACATGGAGTCCTCATCAGCCATCGTGCCGGGACGCTTCGCCGCCCTGTCAGGTTCCCTAGGAAAACCATTCCGAGAGGGGGAccgaggggaagggggagaggaccCCGTGGAGGTAGCCGAGGAGAAGCAGAGCAAGGTGAAGGATTTCTTCAAGGGGAAGGGAAAGCTGAGGAGTTCGTCCGACACAAGGTCGTGTTCGTCGCTGGCCTCAGAGAGCAGCATGTTGTCCTTGACCAGTGAGAGGCCCTGTCCCCCTCCTCTGGACCTAGGCATCCTGGTGGACCCTTCCAGTCCCCCCAGCTCCCCCATCTACAGCAACAAGGTCAAAGTTGACACccaccacagagacacagacctAGCTAAAAAAG TGCTCAACAACACACAATCTTCCCCAAAGATTCTGACTCACAATCGATCCCTCAGCGACGAGGCAAGTAGGATCACCACTACTGCCGTTCCCCAGCCCTGTCCTGCAGTGGAATCCCTCAAAGGTCAGGGTATGACTCCCTCCCAATCCCCTCTGTGCATCAACGGAAGCCACATCTACGGATCCGAACCAGTGGGTCCCAAGGGCTCAGGCACCCTCCCATCCAAGCTGGTCCTCCTTGAGAAGTGCTCCCCCCTCTCTTGTTCGCTGCAGAACCTCACAAAGCAGAGCGAGGACAATGGTTCAGCCGGTGAGGGACGGCGCTGGTCCTTCGACAAGGTGAATAAGGAAGATGAGTACGTGGAGAAGGAGGCCGAACCTCATGTCTCCCAGGTTCAAAGCGCACAGGTAGGGGGTCGTCCTGTGCTGGCAGCTGCCTCAATGCTGTCTTCCACCACCACGGTGGACTCAGCAGACAAAAGGAAAAAGCTCAGAAAGTCGTTATTCTCCGGAGGGAAGAGTGATTCTCTACCTGCCAAGTTGGCGCCGAGCCAGGGTTGTCCTCTCACCGAGGGGAGACTGCGAGGCTGGTTTGGCTCCAGTGATTCCCAGAACAAGCCAAG GCTGGAAGTTTCTTCTAAGGTAGAAAGCGACTCAgacacccctcctcccctcccccctcgctCCCCCATTCCCACCCAGTGCTCTTCTTCCACTGGCCGTGCCTCACCCGACAGTGGCCATCCCACTAACACCTTCACCCCCTCTCTGACACCcaaccccatctctccctccaacccCTTCCTCCCGTGTCTGCAGTGTAACCCCTTTTTTGAGGACCTCATAACCGAAGAGGCCCAGAGGTCCCCCCCTTGCGCCACCTGCTCCCCCTGTCATTCCACAGCTTTGCCTTGCATCCCCAGTACCGCCCACGATGTCGCAGTGCCAAAGAAAATGGCCGCCATACGGCGCGAGCGGCCCAGGCCTGTAGCCAGGCAGACATCCCTCCCTGCCTTACTCCCGAGAGCGGTGACTGCCAGCCCCCCGAATCCGTTCACCTCTCGCTCCATATCAGAGAGCTTGGGAAGAGAATGCGACGAGTCCTTTGACGCCTTTGCGTCCAGCAGGCTGAATTCGCCAAAGAGCTCTCCTACCAATCACCCTTCGAATACAACCTCGTGGCAAGCTCAAATAAGAAGCACTCCTCCACATAAGGGTAACACTATTCCACCCATTGAGGAGATGCGGATGAGTGAAGAAGAAGCAGAGCCTCCACCGTTGCCTCCACGGAGGCCCATAACAAGACCTTTGGTAAACAAGAGATCTTCTGACAGCTGGTTGCACAGGGGTCAGGAGCTGGCTGTGCAGAAAGAGGCCTGTCTCCTGTCACAAACGGGTGCAGCTTCCCTGCAGCACACAAGAGAAGGCGGGCACAAGAGATGCACACCAAGTCCCCACCTGTACCCAAGCTTAGGCAAAGACCTTCTCGTCAGCAGTGACATGTCGGACTTTCATACCGAACACTCACAGCATTATGCTAATATTTCTCCAGAGTCTCCATCTCCATTCAAGTCTGAAGATGACTTCAAGAAGTTTGACTATGAACCATTGCGAGATGAAGATGATAGCTGTAAATGTATGTTTACTGAGCAGGACTTATGGCCAGATGCAACAGAAAACAATCTAGACCCGAATGTAAAGGATTCGATAATATTGTTAGCCTCAGAGGATACCACGGACACCAGTCCCACTGTTAGAGAAGACGCCATTGTAAAGAACACTTCACATTCTGAAATCAAAGCCTTATCTCTACCAGTAATGCTTCTTGATAGTGAAATGACTGTTGCCGACCTACTGTATATGTCTTCCCCAAAACACTCTAAATCCAGTCTTAAGACGCTTGACATTTCGTCAATTACACCAGACCCAACAATGGAATTATTCTCAATTCACCCAGATAAGCCTACCAAGTCCAGAAACATCCATCATGAATCGCCTCCCCTAACCTTGGAAGATCTAAATAAAAATCTAAGTAACTCTGATTTTAGTTTTATTGACTCTGCTTCTGATGCTTCCCCATCTCCATCTGAAATGATGACAGTGCATACCCTCAAAAGTTTAGGTGGCATTTTTCCTCAACCTCCACAAGTTACTCACATAGCATCTTCTGCTCATGATATACGGCTATCTGCAGAGGATATGCTAACTTTTCAGAAGCCTAGTACTATAGACGTCAACTCTGCCCTAAAAGCAAATTTACCAGAAGCCTCGCTTTGTCAAAACAATTGGCAAGATGGAGGTTGTGAATTGAACACATCAGGCAGAGATCCTGCAAGCAATAAGAACAATAGCATTTTTATTCCTAACAGTCTTAACATTGAGTCTGAAGACATCACTAGAGACACTGtagatataaaacacacacaatctCCACTGAATAGAAAAGGCAACATTTATAAATCAAAGATAGACAGTTCAATAGTAGACCCTTCATGTCACATTAGAACTTCTCCAGTTTCTCCACAGATTGGAATGCAACAGGAAGTTGTACGCAATAAACAGGAAGTGAGTCAGCCTCTGGTCAAACGAACCAAGCCTGTCAATGAGTCTTCACCAAGGGGTGCTAGTTCACACAGAAGTCTCAAGGGAATGATACGAGAGCTCTACGGCAACGGTGGTGCAAATAGCCCTGGCAAAGTATTGCGTGAGAGCCCTCTTCACCAATCACTGTCTCCTGGGCATGTACTCACAGAGAGCATTGAAGTACCCTTCTCATATCAACCCACCAAATCAAAATTTTCCTCACCTTTGTCACCAGATAGAGAGACAACGTTCAAGGCAGCTAAATTATTTGTTTCCTTGcaaaaaacaaacacaaatagTTCCACTCAGTCAATTACAAAAGAAAACTGCTTAACGGAACGTTCCCCATCCAAACAAAACGGGACCATCAGCTTCGAAGACCTCCATGCCAAAGTAGCCCCAAACGTCAGAAGCCCCATGAGTGCCAGGTTAAggcctggtgtctctctgcaTGCTTCCAGTCCCTCCTCTGTGGCCCCCTCCCTGGTGACTGAAACTAATGCCCAGGCTAAGCTACTCCCCACCCCCGGGCCCTCCTCCATACATCACCCCCCAATCTTGAGACCCAGCACCGGAGCCAATGCCACCTTGGCTATTGCCCCCTacacctcttcctccttctcctcctcctcctcttctacctcctcCACCACTGTCCAGCCCCTGGTCGATGCACGGCACACACTTTTACCTGAGGAGACCCAGCCAGCTAGCAGCCTGCCCCGACAAGAGAGCAG ACCCCACCCAGTGAAGCCCTTGACCACCACAGCCAGTCAGGGGGAGAAGAAAGAGGGCCGGTCATTTCTAGAGAAGCTCAAGTCTTCCATCCACTCAGGCCTCGCCGCCAAGCAGACACTGGCTGAGGCTGAGAATGAGATTGAG GAATCATTAACGGACAGGTCTGCCCAGTACGAGCAGCTGACCAAAATGGAGCTGATCTCCCTTCTGCTGCAGCAGCAGATGGATATGGAGAACCAGAAGGCGGCCTCAGAACAGCAGGCGGTGCCGCTTAAGAAACACGAGGCGGAGATGAAGAAGATCAAGGCGCAGGTGCGCGACCTGGAGGACTACATTGACAGGCTGCTGGTGCAGATCATGGAGCAGACACCCACACTCCTTCAAGTGCGCTCCCGACACAAGTGA